The sequence aaaaagaaagaaaagaacaccTAACCAAGGCACAACTTTTTCGTTTAAGTTCTATAAATATGTTAAGAAAACTATTGCCCTAGTCTTGCGCaagtaaataaaagaagaaaacatagaGAGGGTGAAAAACCTCAATCGCAATCATAGGTGGTGTGATATTGGATACATCTTTATATCCTAGTTTGGCTGCAATTTCTGCACATGGGAGCACTTATCTTCAGAATTTTCAATTAACTGATGTGTGAAATATTAGCAATcacaaagcaaaaggaaaatacaTCATAACTGTAAAAGTTGACATAGGTTCAAGCAAACGTACTTTCCAGAGAAACCCTTGCATTAGCATTTTCATAAGCTTTATATCTCTGTTCAAACAGAGCAGACAGACGCCTGAACGCCTGTAGTAAGCGTAAGTGTCAAGACACAAGATAAGATGTGatatttcaaaaagaaacaaacatttTCAGATAATGAAGAACCTACCTTGGTGTATGCATCTCCTGGTTCGCTATCCAAAAGGGGGCGAGTCTTGGTTCCTACAGCCGCAATCCTCTGTGCCAATTCTTCCAAAGGCACATCTAACCAGACACTAATCCCCTTCCTCATGTACGTCCTGATGAACAAAACAGAGAGCAGTGCTGACATTCCAAATCAACACGCATAAAGGAAACAAACAGATAAACAGAAGGTAAAGACTTTAAATTTAATACGTTATGCCCACTATTATACCAGTTTTCATCCTGTATCACAGCACCTCCACCAGTAGAAACGACATATCGGTGCTCTATTGATAGCTTTTCTAATGCCTCAGTCTGAAAGGCACAAAATTACAATCATTAACATTTGGGGTCACGagcaaaaaagataaatatacaaGCATTTGACTTTGCACAAGTGTTTTTAGATTGACTTCACATTTAGTTTAGCAAATAGATAGAACCAGCTGGATAGACCAACAAGCACAACTACTAAATCAGCAGCCACTAATTTAACTTATCATCGGTTCTCTTTTCAGAATGACAGATATTGCAATGccattaactaaataaaatccAACGCAATGTGTATTGAGTAAAATTTGCAATGGGGAGATTCAAAATGCAATCTTCCTAAAGCACCTCTTTATCTCTGAAGAAATCCTCTCcatatatttgaaatatttcagCTACAGAAGTCACACCAACATCCTTCTCCACCAATGTGTCACTGGAAATCCATGAAAATGTAGaacaaaatgattattatttaacataaaaaaccttACTAGTTAAGTGGATAACCTGCATGATGTTAGAAAGATGTAGACAAAGTAATAGCACATCCAGTGTTCAAAACTTCTACATAACATTTCCATATCAGATCTCTTGAGATGGGGAGCCCCCAACCAATGACTGGATGTACCTCAGGAAcagtaaaaacaacaaaagagagATTTCAACTATGCTGCATTATGAAGCATACcgttttttcctcttctttgttCTATCTAAGATCGGAGAGGCACACTAAAAGCTTTCCTAGAACCCCAAATGATAAGCAGTCATATGCACTAACCTGTCACAGAATGAATAATCAATTGCTTGCGAGAGAATCTTTCCCACTGTTGTTTTTCCAGAGCCCATCATTCCTACACTTTTCACATTCATTTAGTTTACTATCAGGGTAACCAAATCAATTTCTAACAGAATGCATAAGACTCAGACAAAGAAACTGACCAACAAGATATATACAGCGTCCATTTAAATAGGGCTCAATCTCCTGTGACTTATTCTGCAAATTTTGTTAACGTCTGTAAGTTACATGCCCAAAAAAATCTGTGCTAGGTTTTGGATTATCAAGGCATATGTTCACAGATTTTAAAGTAAAGTGGGTGCCAGAAGATCACGGAGCAAAATAAAATGCACCATATTATCAGATATCTCATTCGAAACAAGCGAGTATAGAAGCATTTCATGCCTTCAAAATCAAAGCTTCATCGCCAAGCAAATCCTGGAGACTCTCAGATTCCAACGTCGAAACTACAAAAGTAAAAAGGATctttcaaaatccaaaaggaaaatagaaagGAAGTTAAAACTTATGCCGAAACAATAACCTCATAATCCTTTTACATTATTTAACCAGAATCTGTTCTCAAAGCACTGTTACACCATCAAGATATTAGAAACCGGAAGTACAGATTTCAAAAAGTTCCGCTGATTAAAGCCATCAACTGATACAGACCCCAATAATGTTTCGAAACCATTTTCACTTATCAGctaaaaggaataacaaagatcaCAAATGAACCCAATAACATTATAGAAAAAACGCAAAAAGCAGCTCCGACCGCACATTCAGATAggctcttaaaaaaaaaaaaaaaaaccaaaacccagGT is a genomic window of Populus alba chromosome 5, ASM523922v2, whole genome shotgun sequence containing:
- the LOC118039225 gene encoding shikimate kinase 1, chloroplastic; the protein is MEANFAQRMQISTTWIDTGNLARKPPGFLRFSGRLKEQKRLQVFVSAQFRPVRDENRHRLASFEVSCSYNNSRVSTLESESLQDLLGDEALILKNKSQEIEPYLNGRCIYLVGMMGSGKTTVGKILSQAIDYSFCDSDTLVEKDVGVTSVAEIFQIYGEDFFRDKETEALEKLSIEHRYVVSTGGGAVIQDENWTYMRKGISVWLDVPLEELAQRIAAVGTKTRPLLDSEPGDAYTKAFRRLSALFEQRYKAYENANARVSLEKIAAKLGYKDVSNITPPMIAIEAIKQIGNIL